One genomic region from Pyxicephalus adspersus chromosome 1, UCB_Pads_2.0, whole genome shotgun sequence encodes:
- the NRAS gene encoding GTPase NRas, translating into MTEYKLVVVGAGGVGKSALTIQLIQNHFVDEYDPTIEDSYRKQVVIDGETCLLDILDTAGQEEYSAMRDQYMRTGEGFLCVFAINNSKSFADINSYREQIKRVKDSDDVPMVLVGNKCDLPTRTVDTKQAQELARSYGIPFIETSAKTRQGVEDAFYTLVREIHQYRMKKLDSSEDSSQGCIRLPCTLM; encoded by the exons ATGACGGAATACAAACTGGTGGTGGTGGGAGCTGGAGGTGTTGGAAAAAGTGCCTTAACAATACAGCTTATACAGAACCATTTTGTAGATGAATATGATCCAACAATTGAG GACTCCTACAGAAAGCAGGTGGTAATTGATGGAGAGACGTGCTTGCTGGATATTTTAGACACTGCAGGCCAAGAGGAGTATAGTGCAATGCGTGACCAGTATATGCGAACTGGTGAAGGGTTCCTTTGTGTGTTTGCTATCAACAATAGCAAATCCTTTGCAGATATCAATTCCTATAG GGAACAAATAAAGAGAGTAAAAGACTCCGATGATGTCCCTATGGTACTTGTTGGTAACAAGTGTGATTTACCAACCAGAACTGTGGATACCAAACAAGCTCAGGAGCTGGCCAGGAGTTATGGCATCCCCTTTATTGAGACCTCTGCAAAAACAAGACAG GGTGTTGAGGATGCTTTCTATACACTGGTCCGAGAAATCCATCAGTACAGAATGAAAAAACTGGACAGCAGTGAAGACAGCAGCCAGGGCTGTATCCGATTGCCCTGCACTCTCATGTAA